The following are encoded together in the Balaenoptera acutorostrata chromosome 9, mBalAcu1.1, whole genome shotgun sequence genome:
- the PANX1 gene encoding pannexin-1 isoform X2, with translation MVHMMPINPTLFLLAAHGQMPCFGGTQISCFSPSSFSWRQASFVDSYCWAAVQQKDSLQGDSGNLPLCLHKFFPYILLLVAILLYLPSLFWRFAAVPHLCSDLKFIMEELDKVYNRAIRAAKSVRDLDLRDGACPAREVNENLGQSLWEISESHFKYPIVEQYLKTKKNSKNLIVTYISCRVLSLSIILLAGVYLGYYFSLSSLSDEFICNIKSGILKNDSTVPDRFQCKLIAVGIFQLLSFINLVVYVVLAPLVVYTLFVPFRQKTDVLKVYEILPTFDVLHFKSEGYNDLSLYFLFLEENISELKSYKCLKVLENIKSSCQGIDPMLLLTNLGMIKMDVVDGKNPEPVEMMAEDQGDQTADLKDLNVHNGTKINNGEQNARQRLLDTSC, from the exons ATGGTGCACATGATGCCCATTAACCCCACGCTCTTCCTCTTGGCTGCACATGGTCAAATGCCCTGTTTTGGAG GTACCCAAATAAGCTGCTTCTCCCCCAGTTCTTTCTCGTGGCGTCAGGCCTCCTTCGTGGACTCTTATTGTTGGGCAGCCGTCCAGCAGAAGGACTCCTTGCAGGGTGACTCTGGAAACCTTCCATTGTGTCTGCATAAG tttttcccctaCATCCTGTTACTGGTGGCCATCCTGCTGTACCTTCCCTCCCTGTTCTGGCGTTTCGCAGCTGTTCCGCATCTTTGCTCAGATTTGAAATTTATCATGGAAGAACTTGACAAAGTTTACAACCGCGCAATTAGAGCTGCGAAGAGCGTGCGTGACCTGGACTTGAGAGACGGTGCCTGCCCAGCTCGAGAAGTTAACGAGAACCTGGGGCAAAG tttgtGGGAGATATCAGAAAGCCACTTCAAGTACCCAATTGTGGAGCAgtacttaaagacaaagaaaaactccaAAAATTTAATTGTCACGTACATCAGCTGTCGGGTGCTGTCACTCAGCATTATACTGTTAGCAGGCGTCTACCTGGGCTATTACTTTAGCCTCTCCTCCCTCTCGGATGAGTTCATCTGCAACATCAAATCCGGCATCCTGAAAAATGACAGCACTGTCCCCGATCGGTTCCAGTGCAAACTCATTGCCGTCGGCATCTTCCAGTTGCTCAGTTTCATCAACCTCGTGGTGTATGTCGTGCTGGCTCCCCTGGTGGTCTACACGCTGTTTGTTCCATTCCGACAGAAGACGGATGTTCTCAAAGTGTATGAAATCCTGCCCACTTTTGACGTTCTGCATTTCAAGTCGGAAGGGTACAACGACTTGAGCCTCTACTTTCTTTTCTTGGAGGAGAATATTAGTGAACTCAAGTCGTACAAGTGTCTTAAGGTTctggagaatattaaaagcagctgtCAGGGCATTGACCCCATGCTTCTTCTGACAAACCTCGGCATGATCAAGATGGACGTGGTTGATGGCAAAAATCCTGAGCCCGTGGAGATGATGGCAGAGGACCAGGGGGACCAGACGGCAGATCTCAAAG ATTTGAATGTACACAATGGAACGAAAATAAATAATGGAGAGCAGAATGCTCGACAGAGACTTCTGGATACTTCTTGCTGA